The genome window GTGGAGGAGTTTACTTTGCAGGAGACTATAGATTTCCATTTTAAATTCAAGAATTTTCATCCCGGTGTCAATGCGGCACAGGTGATGGATCTTTTAGGGTTGAGGAAAGCTCAGGATAAAGCTTTAAAGTATTTTTCGTCTGGTATGAAACAGCGGACTAAGTTGGCTTTGGCCTGCTGTACAGATACACCGCTGCTGCTGTTGGATGAGCCAACTTCTAACCTTGATCAACAGGGAATTAAGTGGTATCACGAGCTGATCCGGGATTTTACTGCTGATAAGCTCGTCGTGATCGGCTCCAATCAGGAAAACGAGTATTCTTTTTGCGATAATTTTATAAAGATAACTGACTATAAATAAAGCGAAACGTGTTGAATTGCAAGGCCATTGTCAAGAAACGGGCTAAAAATTGGCCTTATTTATATTATTTAAAATAACTATTGTAGAACCAGAAATTGTTTTTACCTTTGCGGCACGAAATAGCGCTGCTGGTAGAGCAATGAATTTCAGAAAAAAATGGCAAAAGCATCAGAAGTGAAAAGCGGTAATATTCTTCGTTTCAATGGAGAATTAATAGTAGTAGAAGAGTTTCTACACCGGACTCCTGGAAATTTAAGAGCTTTTTACCAGGCAAGAATGAGGAACATTAAAAGCGGCAAATTAGTCGAGTATAGGTTCCGCACAGATGAAGAGGTAACGATTTGCCGGGTAGAGACAAATGATTATCAATATTTATACGAAGATGGAGAATTCCTCGTTGTAATGGATAACAGTTCTTTTGAACAATTTAACATCCCAAAATCATTATTTGGGGATCAGATTAAATTCTTAAAAGAAGGCATGAATGTTGTAATAGCATTCGAGAGTGAAGAGCCGATTTCGGCACAAACTCCCCAGCATGTTGAGCTGGAAGTTACCTACACAGAGCCCGCTGTTAAAGGGGACACTTCAACAAGTGCATTGAAATATGCGACCGTTGGAGCAGATGTTGAAATAAAAGTGCCGATGTTTATCAATCAAGGCGATAAGGTTAAGGTTGATACACGTACAGGTGAATATATAGAAAGAGTAAAATAAGAATTTTCATAGTTTAGTTTTAGGTTTAGGTTGATTTTGGCTTCGGAGTGGTTCCCGAAGCCATATTTTTTTAGAGACTTTTTTATTCAACCTGATCAGGTTCATTTCGTGTAAATAGGGATCAAGTCATAAACTTGTGTAGCAAGCTCTTTTTTCAGGATAAATTTTGACACGCTAAACAGAAAGTCTTTGATTTCACGGATGCTGTTACGCCTCTGGCAGTTGTGCTGAAAGCTTTCAATTTGCATGGGAATGACTCAGTCGAAACAAGGCCGGGCTGTTAGTAAATAAATTCAAAATAGCTTAATAATAGATCTATATCGGCCGGGTACTGGTCGGGTACTGCCTGAGTAGTCGTTAGGGTAAGAGCAATGCTAAAGTAACGTGAGAGCATGGCAAGTCCAAGTCAAAACAACTAGTTGAAATCAATTGGACTTGCCATGCTTACAGCCCGTTTACAACCTGGTGTCACCCCGACCACCACTCAGGCACAACTAAACCATAACTAGTTGAAGATTAATGAAATTATAATTTTCCCTTTGACTAACCCATGGACAACTGCGGACAATTGCAGACAGCTGCGGACAATTAAGGACATTTTTTACGCATCAGGATAATCTTTAACGCCAATAGCCTACATTGGTGGAAAGGCATTTATTTATTATGGGAAGTTTAACGGGTAAATTTTCAAAGGGAATCCTGGGCGATTTCATTTTTAAAGCAGTAGTTTGGAGTACAAGTTGTTTCGAAAGTTTTGTAAGGGGCACAATGAAACAATCAATCGAAACCCAAAGGCATCAAAGAACTTTTGTAAAAGGAGCAAGCCTGAAAAAATCGGGAAGTAATTAGCTTATTAAAGAATCGTAACCATCTGCTTTGAACTAAGAAAATATCAAAACCAAAACTTGAAATTTAATCACTAATCCACAAGTTTATGACTTGATCCGTAAATAGCAGAAAAATTTATTGGCAATGGAGTGTTTTAAATGCTTTTAGTAATTAGGAAATATGTTTACTTATATAATTAATTATATAGTTAAACGACTTATAATTAACTTTATACCTTCTGATTGTGGATAATGATAAAAACGGATCGGTATTTCATTCAACTGGTGATGATAGCTTTTATGCTATTCGCTGTAAATTCTGTATTTGCGCAAACTGATGGAAAGATTAAGGCTAATTGGCAAAATCTGGATTTGAAAACAGACAGTGTTTTTGGGATCAGCATGGAAAAGGCTTATACACAGTTGCTAAGTGGAAAGAAAGCGACACCTGTCATTGTTGCAGTAATTGATGGTGGGGTTGATATTAATCACGAAGACCTCAAATCTGTCATTTGGACGAATCTTAAGGAGATCCCAGGCAATGGTATAGATGATGATAAAAATGGTTTTATAGATGATATTCATGGCTGGAATTTCTATAGTGCAGCCGTAGGAGAAGATACTCAGGCTGAAATGTTATCTGTACACAACAAGATAGAAAAAACGAAAAAGGATCAGGAAATATTAAATCATATGTTGCAGAAAATGGGCAAGCCTATTCCAACTGTTGATGATTTTAAGAATTATGTACCCGGCAGCCCAGAGGAACTTAAAATGCAGACGGCAATGATTACTGGCTTGAAAATTTATCCGGATTTTGTTTCCAAAGGAAGGGTCAAACTGAAAAAAGCGGCTGATTTCTATAAGATGCAGTTGGCATATTATGAAAAAAAGGATTATGACCCAATACCGGGTGGACCTTCTAGTATACATGGTACTCATGTGGCAGGTATTATTGCTGCAGTTCGTAATAATAATGTTGGTACTAACGGAGTCGCAGATCAGGTGAAATTGATGGTTATTCGTGCAACTCCTGGTATCGACCCGTTCAAAGAGACGGCGGATTCAGCAACTATCTACGCATTAGGCGGAACTGAAGAGAATAAGAATATTAAGGCAATAGCTGACGCTATTCATTATGCAGCTGATAATGGAGCAAAGGTAATCAATATGAGTTTTGGAATACCGTTAGCCACAAGACCTGCTACAATCTATGAAGCAATAAGATATGCCGTTAGCAAAGATATTTTGATTGTTCATGCCGCTGGTAATACCGGGGAAAATCTGGATAAGATGGATAATCTTATCCCTGATAGGAAAACTTTGGAAGGTCAGGTTATAGCTCCTTACTGGATAGAAGTTGGAGCCTCAGATTCTAAAAATGATCAAAAATTAGCTACTGAATTTTCCAATTATGGTAAAAATAGCGTAGATGTTTATGCGCCGGGGGTTGATATTACTTCTACGGTACTTCGTTCTACCTATGATGAAAATAGTGGTACTAGTATGGCTGCTCCTGTAGTTACGGGGCTCGCTGCGGTCATCATAGAGTACTATCCGAAATTAACAGCAGTACAAGTTAAAGAAGTTATCATGAAGTCGGTTATTCATGAAGATGTTTTGAAAGATAAGTGTGTTTCTGGTGGAGTGGTAAACGCATATAATGCGTTATCGTATATTGACAAATACTAATTAATTAACAAGGTACATACAAGTTTAAACCTTTAAACTTGTATGTACCTTGTTAAGTTTTGTTTGAAATTCTTGCATGTAATTTTTGGATTCATCCTCTCCATAGTTCACTAAGATTTGCCATAAACATACTTTTTAATTCCTGGATTTGAATCAGGCTGAGCTACTAACGTTATATAAAGATTTGCAATATAATTTCTCAGGTTACTAGATAAGATAATGGGGACTGGCCCGGTGCCTGCAGCATAAATAGCACATACTCTTACTCCGTTTTTACAACTTGGTGGCAAACTTGCTATATAATAGGAAGGAGGGATTAGTGGATCGCCAACTCCGTTGTAGGCATACCATCTTCTAGCCATAATAAATGATTCTTTTGTCTATCAAAAAGAAATCAAAAAACTTTAATTCATGCCTACTCTTTTCATGGTTTTCGGCTTCCCCCATTGATTGATTTAAATCATAGTGTTAATTTACAAAGATCTGCTCTGTTTTTTATGCCAAAAGTCCCCAAATATGACTACTTGTAGTGGTATGAATTCAGCGTAAATGAATAGAAAATTTATCAATGAGTAAGCTGGGTCCAGACAAGATTTCTAACTTGCAGAACATAGTGCTATTAAAAGATGAATAAAACAGAAATCAGGAAACAGGAAGCGAAAAGAAGAAAAGAACTTAACCCGGAGCAAGTTTATGCGCTGAGTGGAAAATTACTCGAACAATTTGCTACGCTTGACCTGAGTGCTGTAAAAACACTTCATATCTTCCTTCCAATTGCTGAAAAGAATGAACCGGATACCTTTTTATTTATTGAATGGCTTAAAACGCATCATCCGCAGTTAAAAATAATTGTACCCCGTGCAGATTTTAAAACTTCTTTAATGACGCATCATCATTATAAGGGAGAACAAGAGCTTTTAAAGAGTTCTTTTAATATTCTGGAGCCAGTTAACGAAGAAGAGTATCAGGGAGAAATAGACCTTGTTATTGTGCCTTTACTGGCATTTGATGATCGGGGTTACCGGGTCGGATATGGCAAAGGATTCTATGACCGGTTTTTAGAGGGACGAAATACCCTGAAAGTGGGTTTATCTTTTTTCAAAAGCGTGGGCATCATTGCTGATACCCACGAAAATGATATTCGCCTTAATCTTTGTATAACACCAGATCAGGTAATCTATTTTAAGGATTAAATCCTGTTCAATAGTCTGATCCGGCAGATAATATTTATGACGTAAGTTCTAATAAAATCGGACAATGGTCAGAATGTATGGCATCAGACAAAATCTTTACGTCTTTAATCCGGTCAAGCATAGGTTGCGTCGCTAAATGATAATCGATACGCCAGCCCAGGTTCTTGCCTCTTGAACCTGCTCTGTAGCTCCACCATGTGTAATGATGAGGATCTTTGTTCAAGTGTCTGAAGGTGTCAATAAAACCAGCTTCCAGGAACAAGCCCATCCACTCTCTTTCCTCAGGAAGGAAACCAGAAGAATTTGCATTGGATTTAGGGTTATGAATATCAATTGCAGTGTGACAGATATTATAATCGCCGGAAATGATCAGGTTCGGATAAGTTTCACGGAGTTTGGTGATGTACTTCTCGAAATAAGCCATGAATTCATACTTCTTAACCTGTCTCTCGTCTCCGGATGATCCGGATGGCAAATATACGCTCATCAAAGAGAAAGTGTCAAAATCAGCCCTTAAAATGCGTCCTTCTTTGTCTATCCATTCTTCACCACATCCGTATTCAACGTGATTAGGTTTGATTTTTGAAAATATAGCGACTCCACTGTATCCCTTTTTTTCTGCAGCAAACCAGTAATGATGATAACCCAGGTTCTCAATTAGACCAATTATCTCCGGAATTTGAGAAGGAAGGGCTTTCACTTCCTGAAGACAAATCATATCTGCATCCGTTGATTGCAGCCAGCCTACAAAGTTTTTTGTAGAGGCAGCACGGATTCCGTTCACGTTGTAAGAAAGTATTTTCATCGTAGTATATATTATTTTTTTTCGGGGTGTTTATTGTTTTTTAATTGAACTCAAGAGCACTTCGTGGTTTAATAGTGATGAAGCTTGTCAGGCTGAAGGGCCCAGACAGGTTTCATCGTAGTATATATTATTTTTTTATTGGTTAAGCAGGAAAATGACTTCATCACCCCCTGATTTTTTCATCTCTTTTTCCAGCTTACGCGCCTTTCTTTTTTTCAAAAGTGTCACCGTCATTTTTACATCTGCTAAAGGGCGGTTATTGGAATCTGTTTTCACTGCC of Pedobacter cryoconitis contains these proteins:
- a CDS encoding ATP-binding cassette domain-containing protein, with amino-acid sequence MKIDLKDAGRRFNQEWIFRNFTYGFAAAGKYAVLGPNGSGKSTLLSVILGSLEPSEGTITYADDANVIPVEKVYKQVSFAAPYLDLVEEFTLQETIDFHFKFKNFHPGVNAAQVMDLLGLRKAQDKALKYFSSGMKQRTKLALACCTDTPLLLLDEPTSNLDQQGIKWYHELIRDFTADKLVVIGSNQENEYSFCDNFIKITDYK
- the efp gene encoding elongation factor P; the protein is MAKASEVKSGNILRFNGELIVVEEFLHRTPGNLRAFYQARMRNIKSGKLVEYRFRTDEEVTICRVETNDYQYLYEDGEFLVVMDNSSFEQFNIPKSLFGDQIKFLKEGMNVVIAFESEEPISAQTPQHVELEVTYTEPAVKGDTSTSALKYATVGADVEIKVPMFINQGDKVKVDTRTGEYIERVK
- a CDS encoding S8 family serine peptidase codes for the protein MIKTDRYFIQLVMIAFMLFAVNSVFAQTDGKIKANWQNLDLKTDSVFGISMEKAYTQLLSGKKATPVIVAVIDGGVDINHEDLKSVIWTNLKEIPGNGIDDDKNGFIDDIHGWNFYSAAVGEDTQAEMLSVHNKIEKTKKDQEILNHMLQKMGKPIPTVDDFKNYVPGSPEELKMQTAMITGLKIYPDFVSKGRVKLKKAADFYKMQLAYYEKKDYDPIPGGPSSIHGTHVAGIIAAVRNNNVGTNGVADQVKLMVIRATPGIDPFKETADSATIYALGGTEENKNIKAIADAIHYAADNGAKVINMSFGIPLATRPATIYEAIRYAVSKDILIVHAAGNTGENLDKMDNLIPDRKTLEGQVIAPYWIEVGASDSKNDQKLATEFSNYGKNSVDVYAPGVDITSTVLRSTYDENSGTSMAAPVVTGLAAVIIEYYPKLTAVQVKEVIMKSVIHEDVLKDKCVSGGVVNAYNALSYIDKY
- a CDS encoding 5-formyltetrahydrofolate cyclo-ligase — translated: MNKTEIRKQEAKRRKELNPEQVYALSGKLLEQFATLDLSAVKTLHIFLPIAEKNEPDTFLFIEWLKTHHPQLKIIVPRADFKTSLMTHHHYKGEQELLKSSFNILEPVNEEEYQGEIDLVIVPLLAFDDRGYRVGYGKGFYDRFLEGRNTLKVGLSFFKSVGIIADTHENDIRLNLCITPDQVIYFKD
- a CDS encoding exodeoxyribonuclease III, with amino-acid sequence MKILSYNVNGIRAASTKNFVGWLQSTDADMICLQEVKALPSQIPEIIGLIENLGYHHYWFAAEKKGYSGVAIFSKIKPNHVEYGCGEEWIDKEGRILRADFDTFSLMSVYLPSGSSGDERQVKKYEFMAYFEKYITKLRETYPNLIISGDYNICHTAIDIHNPKSNANSSGFLPEEREWMGLFLEAGFIDTFRHLNKDPHHYTWWSYRAGSRGKNLGWRIDYHLATQPMLDRIKDVKILSDAIHSDHCPILLELTS